Proteins from a genomic interval of Niabella soli DSM 19437:
- a CDS encoding OmpH family outer membrane protein → MKQLFTLLIALAAFATSATAQKYIIIDTRYIFDKMPEYKQVQTAVNAAAADWQKEIDSKQAILDKAYDEYDSQQSMLSADARKKKEADLFNKEKELRDLQKKRFGFEGDLFKKRQEAMQPLQEKVNRAVQKLVMDNGYDLVLDKSEGKSIIFADPKLDKSDAVLKLLTGK, encoded by the coding sequence ATGAAACAACTGTTTACGCTGCTTATTGCATTAGCTGCATTTGCGACATCAGCCACCGCTCAGAAATATATTATTATTGACACCCGTTATATTTTTGATAAAATGCCGGAATATAAACAGGTGCAGACAGCAGTAAATGCGGCCGCTGCGGATTGGCAAAAAGAGATCGACAGCAAACAAGCCATCCTGGATAAGGCTTATGATGAATATGATTCCCAGCAAAGTATGCTAAGTGCAGATGCCCGGAAGAAGAAAGAAGCCGATCTTTTTAATAAGGAAAAGGAATTGCGGGATCTGCAAAAGAAGCGCTTTGGCTTTGAAGGCGACCTGTTTAAGAAACGCCAGGAGGCGATGCAGCCCCTGCAGGAGAAGGTAAACAGAGCGGTACAGAAATTGGTTATGGATAACGGCTATGATTTGGTTTTGGATAAAAGTGAGGGAAAATCTATTATATTTGCCGACCCAAAATTGGATAAAAGTGACGCTGTGCTGAAATTATTGACAGGAAAATAG
- a CDS encoding OmpH family outer membrane protein, producing the protein MKRIKVLALAAGLVITGLSASAQKIAAVDMDGLVYSLPEIQTVQKTMQTFQQDSIGGEYTRLSKELHDKDSVYKDAKTSASVKATLEKEMAPIQNTLMGWQQIAGELNQQKQQQLLAPLYNKVHQAITAVAKEKGYAYVLQIGAFIVAPEADNISLAVAQKLGIKVDQGAGAPAGGAAPASGTKAPAKVPAKTPAKK; encoded by the coding sequence ATGAAAAGAATAAAAGTTCTTGCTTTAGCAGCAGGGTTGGTTATCACAGGCTTATCGGCTTCAGCACAAAAGATCGCCGCCGTGGATATGGATGGTTTGGTGTATAGCCTGCCTGAAATACAGACTGTGCAAAAGACAATGCAAACATTTCAACAAGATTCAATCGGCGGTGAATATACCCGTTTGTCGAAAGAATTACATGATAAGGACAGCGTCTACAAAGATGCTAAAACATCGGCATCCGTTAAAGCTACACTTGAGAAAGAGATGGCGCCAATACAGAATACTTTAATGGGCTGGCAGCAGATTGCAGGCGAACTTAACCAGCAAAAGCAACAACAACTATTAGCGCCTTTATATAACAAAGTGCACCAGGCCATTACAGCCGTAGCAAAAGAAAAAGGGTATGCCTATGTTTTGCAAATAGGCGCCTTTATTGTTGCACCGGAAGCAGATAATATTTCTCTTGCTGTAGCGCAAAAGCTGGGCATTAAGGTTGACCAGGGCGCTGGCGCTCCTGCCGGTGGTGCAGCTCCGGCAAGTGGTACTAAAGCTCCGGCAAAAGTTCCGGCGAAGACCCCGGCAAAAAAATAA